From the genome of Suricata suricatta isolate VVHF042 chromosome 3, meerkat_22Aug2017_6uvM2_HiC, whole genome shotgun sequence, one region includes:
- the IVNS1ABP gene encoding influenza virus NS1A-binding protein — MIPNGYLMFEDENFIESSVAKLNALRKSGQFCDVRLQVCGHEMLAHRAVLACCSPYLFEIFNSDSDPHGISHVKFDDLNPEAVEVLLNYAYTAQLKADKELVKDVYSAAKKLKMDRVKQVCGDYLLSRMDVTSCISYRNFASCMGDTRLLNKVDAYIQEHLLQISEEEEFLKLPRLKLEVMLEDNVCLPSNGKLYTKVINWVQRSIWENGDSLEELMEEVQTLYYSADHKLLDGNLLDGQAEVFGSDDDHIQFVQKKPPRENDHKPISSGSTGCLSSPNATVQSPKHEWKIVASEKTSNNTYLCLAVLDGIFCVIFLHGRNSPQSSPTSTPKLIKSLSFEMQPDELIEKPMSPMQYARSGLGTAEMNGKLIAAGGYNREECLRTVECYDPRTDHWSFLAPMRTPRARFQMAVLMGQLYVVGGSNGHSDDLSCGEMYDPNIDDWTPVPELRTNRCNAGVCALNGKLYIVGGSDPYGQKGLKNCDVFDPVTKSWTSCAPLNIRRHQSAVCELGGYLYIIGGAESWNCLNTVERYNPENNTWTLIAPMNVARRGAGVAVLDGKLFVGGGFDGSHAISCVEMYDPTRNEWKMMGNMTSPRSNAGITTVGSTIYAVGGFDGNEFLNTVEVYNFESNEWSPYTKIFQF; from the exons atgatTCCCAATGGATATTTAATGTTTGAAGATGAAAATTTTATTGAGTCCTCTGTTGCCAAATTAAATGCCCTGAGGAAAAGTGGCCAGTTCTGTGATGTTCGACTTCAG GTCTGTGGCCATGAGATGTTAGCACACAGAGCAGTTCTGGCTTGCTGCAGTCCctatttatttgagatctttaaTAGCGATAGTGATCCTCATGGAATTTCTCATGTTAAATTTGATGATCTCAATCCAGAAGCTGTTGAAGTCTTACTGAATTATGCCTACACTGCTCA GTTGAAAGCCGATAAGGAATTAGTGAAAGATGTTTATTCTGCAGCAAAAAAGCTGAAGATGGACCGAGTAAAGCAG GTTTGTGGTGATTATTTACTGTCTAGAATGGATGTTACCAGCTGCATCTCTTACCGAAATTTTGCAAGTTGTATGGGAGACACCCGTTTGTTGAATAAAGTTGATGCTTATATTCAGGAGCATTTGTTACAAATTTCAGAAGAGGAAGAGTTTCTTAAACTTCCACGGCTAAAG TTGGAGGTAATGCTTGAAGATAATGTTTGCTTGCCCAGCAATGGCAAATTGTATACAAAGGTAATCAACTGGGTGCAGCGTAGCATCTGGGAGAATGGAGACAGTCTGGAAGAGCTGATGGAAGAG GTTCAAACCTTGTACTACTCAGCTGATCACAAGCTGCTTGATGGGAACCTACTAGATGGACAGGCTGAGGTGTTTGGCAGTGATGATGACCACATTCAGTTTGTGCAG AAAAAGCCACCACGTGAGAATGACCATAAGCCGATAAGTAGCGGCTCCACCGGATGTCTCTCTTCTCCAAATGCTACAGTACAAAGCCCTAAGCATGAGTGGAAAATCGTTGCTTCGGAAAAGACTTCAA ATAACACTTACTTGTGCCTGGCTGTGCTGGATGGTATATTCTGTGTAATTTTCCTTCATGGGCGAAACAGCCCACAGAGCTCACCAACAAGTACTCCAAAACTAATTAAAAGTTTAAGCTTTGAGATGCAACCAGATGAGCTGATTGAGAAGCCCATGTCTCCCATGCAGTATGCGCGGTCTGGTCTGGGGACAGCAGAGATGAATGGCAAGCTTATTGCAGCAG GTGGCTATAACAGAGAGGAGTGTCTTCGAACCGTTGAATGCTATGATCCACGTACAGATCACTGGTCCTTTCTTGCTCCCATGAGAACACCAAGAGCTCGATTTCAAATGGCTGTACTCATG GGCCAGCTCTATGTGGTAGGTGGATCGAATGGCCATTCAGATGACCTGAGTTGTGGAGAGATGTATGATCCAAACATAGATGACTGGACTCCTGTTCCAGAACTGAGAACTAACCGTTGTAATGCAG GAGTATGTGCTCTGAATGGGAAATTATACATTGTTGGTGGCTCTGACCCGTATGGTCAGAAAGGACTGAAAAACTGTGATGTATTTGATCCTGTAACAAAGTCATGGACAAGCTGTGCTCCTCTTAACATAC GTAGACACCAGTCTGCAGTCTGTGAGCTTGGTGGTTATTTGTACATAATCGGAGGTGCAGAGTCTTGGAATTGTCTGAACACAGTAGAACGTTACAATCCTGAAAATAACACCTGGACTTTAATTGCACCCATGAACGTGGCTAGACGAGGAGCTGGCGTAGCTGTTCTTGATG GAAAATTGTTTGTAGGTGGTGGCTTTGATGGTTCTCATGCCATTAGCTGTGTGGAGATGTATGACCCAACTAGAAATGAATGGAAGATGATGGGAAACATGACGTCACCCAGGAGCAACGCTGGGATTACAACTGTAGGAAGCACCATTTATGCAGTGGGAGGCTTTGATGGCAATGAGTTTCTGAATACGGTGGAAGTCTACAACTTTGAGTCAAATGAGTGGAGCCCCTATACAAAGATTTTCCAGTTCTAA